The following are from one region of the Thermoproteus uzoniensis 768-20 genome:
- a CDS encoding sulfatase-like hydrolase/transferase → MPKPNIVLIVLDTLREDHAQGLEPLTQLGFVKYENVYAPAPWTLPSHASMFTGLYPSEHGIHERRGTYGVDLAALSRIRMAKLDGGILGELKAAGYTTYLISANPIISQDFGFNADVQYLVDPVTTKTMTVVYTKYDYMFAKHGSKLKVALELLRESKYGMALEAAKLYLERRLRLIYRLPRYLSERYVMKKGGDTIIRLVNHLKPQEPYFLCINVMEAHSPYTRKDLVGRRQLSYVGEWLATGQVNPKALELWRNYPLHAQEATKIAIEIVHQIKQKGNWDNTLVIITSDHGELLGDGGLGHIYSLLDGNLRVPLYVKYPGKSKKQRGLLSLTEIPRIIDPNIDEIGRSVVFAETHGIGDPEPFGKWKRYINSRHYHHKIRVISAKRDFIYNKTEDKVEKVFREYTRDIGKPEIL, encoded by the coding sequence ATGCCTAAACCAAACATCGTCCTCATCGTCCTAGACACGCTCAGAGAAGACCACGCACAGGGCCTCGAGCCACTCACCCAGCTGGGCTTCGTCAAATACGAAAACGTCTACGCACCAGCCCCCTGGACGTTGCCAAGCCACGCCTCCATGTTCACAGGTCTCTACCCCTCAGAACACGGAATACACGAAAGAAGAGGGACTTACGGCGTTGATCTAGCCGCGCTTTCGCGGATAAGAATGGCAAAATTAGACGGAGGCATTCTAGGCGAGCTTAAGGCAGCCGGATACACCACCTATCTGATATCGGCAAACCCCATTATCTCTCAAGATTTCGGCTTCAATGCCGATGTCCAATATTTGGTAGATCCGGTTACAACAAAAACCATGACTGTTGTATATACAAAATACGACTACATGTTCGCTAAACATGGATCCAAGCTAAAGGTAGCTTTGGAGCTCCTGAGAGAATCGAAATACGGCATGGCGCTGGAAGCCGCCAAGCTATACCTAGAAAGGAGATTACGCCTTATCTACAGATTGCCAAGATATCTCTCCGAGAGATACGTGATGAAGAAGGGAGGCGACACCATCATAAGGCTAGTCAACCACCTCAAGCCACAGGAGCCCTACTTTTTATGCATCAACGTCATGGAGGCGCACAGTCCATACACCCGTAAAGATCTCGTAGGTCGCCGACAGTTAAGCTATGTCGGCGAGTGGCTCGCTACCGGCCAGGTAAATCCCAAGGCGTTGGAGCTATGGCGGAACTACCCCCTACACGCCCAAGAGGCTACTAAGATCGCCATAGAAATCGTCCACCAGATAAAGCAGAAGGGAAACTGGGACAACACCCTCGTAATCATCACATCAGATCACGGAGAACTCCTCGGCGATGGCGGACTAGGCCACATATATTCCCTCCTCGATGGAAACCTACGAGTACCTCTATACGTCAAATACCCCGGAAAATCCAAAAAGCAGAGAGGACTACTTTCACTAACAGAAATACCACGAATAATCGATCCAAACATAGATGAGATAGGGCGTTCTGTAGTTTTTGCAGAAACGCACGGAATCGGCGACCCTGAGCCCTTCGGAAAATGGAAGCGCTACATAAATAGCCGCCATTACCACCACAAGATCAGAGTAATATCAGCTAAACGAGACTTCATCTACAACAAAACGGAAGACAAAGTAGAGAAAGTGTTCAGAGAGTATACACGAGATATTGGAAAACCAGAAATACTGTAA
- a CDS encoding glycosyltransferase has protein sequence MSCLYFNMFVYIGYCDELLKPVNVPCEPIALTMARVEPIKGIHDLTTAFAKVASKYPQWRLRIIDPVIDREYFSKLVNLVNELGLVVELKLIGSINNSYLAEGCSRASIYALP, from the coding sequence ATGTCCTGCCTTTACTTTAATATGTTTGTGTATATTGGTTACTGCGATGAGCTTTTGAAGCCAGTTAATGTTCCGTGTGAGCCCATTGCGCTCACCATGGCTAGGGTTGAACCGATCAAGGGCATTCACGACCTCACAACCGCCTTCGCTAAGGTGGCCAGTAAGTATCCTCAGTGGAGGTTGAGGATTATTGATCCGGTGATCGACAGGGAGTACTTCAGCAAGTTAGTGAATTTAGTTAATGAGTTGGGCTTAGTGGTAGAGTTGAAACTTATCGGCTCCATCAACAATTCTTATCTGGCTGAGGGGTGCTCGAGGGCTTCGATCTATGCGCTTCCGTAG
- a CDS encoding glycosyltransferase family 2 protein produces the protein MSKLLSIILPVRNETYNILEVCKSISVQRFKEVFEVIIVDDSDPEYEVFVQKCVEVLRSSDVDVEWVKGSRKGVGIAMLSGLERARGDYVFFLDADDVLEREFMEAVTPLLNKGYFVSFLSKGIISRCCRSLFYGQQLLSTIRGGLHFNRTYGFVNTLYIWQRNNLLREAKVRRPDLSLLDNLGPANLATLHRNLLRHYHIDKVLVKDIRHLYEKFDVTFIYKRIKWYYSNCSSLLVNKDYLSALLIVPLTVIAIVFLTMYLGLSILFPLVTYAILVILTEKLTENCGSYQQMVAGIIGLPILILLKSILFYVITAGIVKRRKVMVKKGPACTMSV, from the coding sequence ATGTCTAAATTGCTTTCGATAATTTTGCCTGTGAGGAATGAAACTTACAACATACTAGAGGTGTGCAAGAGCATCTCGGTACAGAGATTCAAGGAGGTTTTTGAGGTAATAATAGTTGATGATAGTGATCCTGAGTATGAAGTATTTGTTCAGAAATGCGTTGAAGTCTTGAGATCTTCAGATGTAGATGTGGAGTGGGTGAAGGGGTCTAGGAAGGGGGTTGGCATTGCAATGCTAAGCGGCTTGGAAAGAGCTCGAGGAGATTATGTCTTCTTCCTGGATGCGGATGATGTATTGGAGAGAGAGTTCATGGAGGCTGTAACACCGCTTCTCAACAAGGGATATTTTGTCTCCTTTCTATCAAAAGGTATAATATCGAGATGTTGTCGAAGCTTATTCTACGGTCAACAGCTCCTCTCTACAATCAGAGGCGGTTTACATTTTAATAGAACTTATGGTTTCGTCAATACTCTTTATATTTGGCAGAGAAATAACCTGCTTAGGGAAGCTAAAGTACGTAGACCCGATCTCTCACTATTAGACAATCTAGGACCTGCTAACCTAGCAACGTTGCATAGAAATTTGCTAAGGCATTATCACATAGATAAGGTGCTTGTCAAAGATATACGACACTTGTATGAGAAATTTGATGTAACGTTTATTTACAAGAGAATTAAATGGTATTATAGTAATTGTAGTTCACTATTGGTTAATAAAGACTACCTTTCGGCTCTCCTGATAGTACCTTTAACAGTAATAGCGATAGTGTTCCTTACAATGTATCTGGGGTTATCTATATTATTCCCATTAGTAACATATGCTATTCTCGTGATATTAACGGAGAAACTGACAGAGAATTGTGGATCTTATCAGCAAATGGTAGCCGGGATAATTGGCCTACCTATATTAATCTTGCTCAAGAGTATTCTCTTTTATGTGATCACAGCTGGGATAGTGAAGAGAAGAAAGGTTATGGTTAAGAAGGGCCCTGCCTGTACTATGAGTGTGTAG
- a CDS encoding glycosyltransferase, translating to MKRYDDLIIAQVGYVANVPYFLTYALMSKGFESINLLPEDIVNSKFAKIFYGSRYNGNPLNVRLIPIKGTGLVYINKLAHKFKYFSREKFLIAHLHIGSALRDHLFLWFLEKLYKKKIKLAFEFHGTDLRNLSSSKAKFLRYIYNTFLVSTPDLITYCEALELPCMWLPNVVDPYYILFIKNKIENIIYNKKHNIEKGLIKVLIPTRLDEHKNLQLFYEMLSEAVKNIDFYIHITHIVWPETVDAFINRVLPTYKHLTKNKNIKFKVLPLQNRYDLLSLYLDSNVVIGQFKLGILSLTELEALATLNHVIMSRLNVRTKAVYSSEVPVCSINDSSELGKCFDRIISEPANLSGLEFIERYHSIEKVINMLLSYYYNVIHW from the coding sequence ATGAAGAGATATGATGATTTAATAATAGCTCAGGTGGGGTATGTAGCCAATGTTCCTTATTTTCTCACCTATGCATTAATGTCCAAAGGTTTTGAGAGTATTAATCTATTACCTGAGGATATAGTCAATTCTAAGTTTGCCAAGATCTTTTATGGCTCAAGATATAATGGAAATCCGCTTAATGTTAGATTAATTCCTATTAAAGGTACAGGTCTAGTTTACATTAATAAACTTGCTCACAAGTTTAAATACTTTAGTAGAGAAAAGTTCCTTATTGCTCATTTGCATATAGGTTCAGCTTTAAGGGATCATTTATTTCTTTGGTTTCTCGAAAAACTTTATAAAAAGAAAATAAAGTTAGCATTTGAGTTTCATGGAACTGATCTTAGAAATTTAAGTAGTTCAAAAGCAAAGTTCTTAAGGTATATTTATAATACCTTTCTTGTATCGACACCAGATTTGATAACGTATTGCGAAGCCTTGGAATTACCATGTATGTGGCTTCCCAATGTAGTAGACCCTTACTATATACTTTTCATAAAAAATAAAATTGAGAATATTATCTATAATAAAAAACATAATATTGAAAAAGGTTTAATCAAAGTATTAATACCCACTAGACTTGATGAGCATAAAAATCTCCAATTATTCTATGAAATGTTGTCTGAAGCAGTAAAAAATATCGATTTTTATATTCATATTACTCATATAGTATGGCCAGAAACCGTTGATGCCTTCATTAATAGAGTCTTGCCAACTTATAAGCATTTAACTAAAAATAAAAACATTAAATTTAAAGTCCTTCCACTCCAAAATAGATATGATCTTCTTTCGTTATATCTTGATAGTAATGTTGTTATTGGACAATTTAAGCTGGGCATATTAAGCTTAACGGAACTAGAAGCTCTTGCAACATTGAATCATGTCATTATGTCAAGGTTAAATGTTAGGACTAAGGCTGTTTATAGCTCTGAAGTGCCTGTATGTAGCATCAATGATTCATCAGAACTAGGTAAATGTTTTGATAGAATTATTAGTGAACCTGCTAATCTATCAGGTTTAGAGTTCATAGAGAGATATCATAGCATTGAAAAAGTTATAAACATGTTGCTCAGCTATTATTATAATGTTATTCATTGGTAA
- a CDS encoding glycosyltransferase, which yields MKSIKLAIFGGRPSSWAGGHFTVLFNSAKALQYAGLDVEILNMCIDCSQFEYNIIDNIKILNIPSKVYRPFSLNFLGKISDLNVVGRIMRSSDYIITVDSISTFYFVKFKNKYQTNKNIKIFWEPGGNDLTCPLHTEICPYSNSYTETYGHAKDPLFFVTKCLPHILKSRKYTLYNTFIWPIYTSIVRKEIDGILASRGVYLEGCKLLGLEEKCKYIGFGIDENKFRFRSKDEVTEEFLKFLSNNLMNNDRNTLYSMLSKEYLFIGYIGSGKPTWKNVELLVKSFQYLARFYYNIVLIIIGREMDNLVNFLSGIEEDVVRRIFIVNKIPHTFIHYAYNIIDIFVNPSLLDSLEINTLEALMSGVITVASNRGNINDLLTKGINIPTFNPQVNHLVKTLKDIIDNIIHYRDITNKEIYPQVRKIFNLVSYGKRLKDALELID from the coding sequence ATGAAGTCAATTAAATTAGCAATTTTTGGGGGAAGACCAAGCTCCTGGGCTGGGGGACATTTTACAGTTCTCTTTAATAGTGCTAAGGCTCTTCAATATGCGGGGTTAGACGTTGAAATTTTAAATATGTGTATTGACTGTTCACAGTTTGAATACAACATTATTGATAATATCAAAATTCTTAATATACCTTCAAAAGTATATAGACCATTTTCATTAAATTTTCTAGGTAAAATATCAGATCTAAATGTTGTAGGGAGAATTATGAGGAGTTCTGATTACATAATTACTGTTGACTCTATAAGTACTTTTTATTTTGTAAAGTTTAAAAATAAATATCAAACAAATAAAAATATAAAAATCTTCTGGGAGCCTGGAGGTAACGATTTAACGTGTCCTCTTCATACAGAAATTTGCCCCTATTCAAACTCCTATACTGAAACCTACGGACATGCCAAAGATCCCCTTTTCTTCGTAACTAAATGTCTTCCGCACATATTAAAGTCTAGAAAATATACTTTGTATAATACCTTCATATGGCCAATCTATACATCGATAGTTAGAAAGGAGATAGACGGCATACTTGCATCGAGGGGCGTTTACCTTGAGGGTTGTAAGCTACTTGGTTTAGAGGAAAAATGCAAATATATAGGATTTGGAATAGATGAAAACAAATTCAGGTTTAGAAGCAAAGATGAGGTAACCGAGGAATTTCTTAAATTTTTATCAAACAATTTAATGAACAACGATAGAAATACTTTATATTCTATGCTTTCAAAAGAATATCTATTTATAGGGTATATAGGAAGTGGTAAACCAACATGGAAAAATGTTGAATTACTGGTTAAATCCTTTCAATATCTAGCAAGGTTTTATTATAATATAGTTTTAATTATTATAGGACGTGAAATGGATAATTTAGTTAATTTTCTATCTGGAATAGAGGAAGATGTGGTTAGGCGAATATTTATCGTTAACAAAATACCTCACACTTTCATTCACTATGCATATAATATTATCGATATATTTGTCAATCCTTCCCTCCTAGATTCTTTGGAGATCAATACCTTAGAGGCACTGATGTCTGGCGTAATAACCGTGGCAAGTAATAGGGGAAACATTAATGATTTATTAACCAAAGGTATCAATATACCAACTTTTAATCCACAGGTGAATCACCTTGTAAAGACATTAAAGGACATAATAGATAATATTATCCATTATCGAGATATTACAAATAAGGAAATATATCCACAAGTGCGCAAAATTTTTAATCTAGTTTCATATGGAAAAAGACTTAAAGATGCATTAGAATTAATTGATTGA